ATTAAAGCCAAACTTACCACCAATTACTGACACGGCCATTCCTGTTATTCAACTGGCATGGCCGATTAGCCAACTATTTAACCAGAAGAAACAGTTTGTCGGCTTTGCCATGCCTGAGTTGGATGTGAATGCATCCATTGAGCTCGAATATATCTTGCAAGAAAGACAGGCGAGAGCGAATAACTTACCCGTTGGGTTAGGGGCAAAAATCCAACTTGCAACCAACCTAGCCATATTGGTTGAGGCTATTCATCAGCAAAACCACTTTATTATTGATATGAAACCCGTGAACTTGCGTTTTTATCGGGAAAGCTTATATGTATCAATGTTAGATTGCGATGGCTTTAGTATTCAAGGAAAACAAGAACGTTTTGCTGCGGGGCAATTCACAGTCGATTACCTTGCACCTGAATTCCAAAATGCGAAAAGTGTGCCCCAATCGCAAGAGTCCCAGCAAGACCGATTTGCTTTAGCGGTGATTTTATTTCAATTATTGAATTTTGGTATTCATCCATTCTCTGGTCGCCCTTTACATAATCAAGTACCAAATGATTTACCCAGCCGAATTGCAGGGAAGTATTATGCGTATGGAGTGAAGGCGCACCAAGGGATTAGCCCTGTCCCAACCAGTGGACATACTTTCTTGCCTGATGATATTCGCCAATTATTTGATAAAGCATTTAATGGCGCGCCAGATCAAAGGCCGAGTGCGGCGCAATGGGTGCAGTGTTTGCGCCCTTACGCATTGCGTAGCCAGAAAAAAATGGTGGTATGCAGCAAAAATAAAGAACACCAATATTTTGCTGGGTTGAAATGTGCTGCCTGTGAACGGGTTAAGCAATTAAAAGTGGCCAGCGAAGCGCTGCAACAAACACGGCGACAGCAAAATGTACAGAAAGTGCAGGTTAGAGGGCAAACTCAAACTCGCCGAGTTGTTCGCCCACAACCCATAGCGCCAATCACCTTTACACCGCCAGCGTGGTTTGCCGCAATTAAAAAGGTGCATATTTACACATTTCTTGCCATCGCTATTCCTTTATTGATGGCATTTATTGTTAGCAATATTACCCAAAATATGAAACCAGAAACACTATCGCCTGCGGTTTTTTACCAATATTGGGCGCAGGAGGGCTTTGAGTCTGATGTGGCCCTGAGTATTATCACGCTGGTTTGCATATTGGGGCTGAGTCTCTTTTTCTGGTTGGGGCTCTTTTTACCCATCAAATCGATTTTGACTAAAAAACCATAAGGAGGGATGACGTTGAAAATGAAACTGAGTCCACTCCTTTTATTACCATTGGCGTTCTTATTTGCGGCACCTGCGCTACCTTTTTTCTTTGGCTATGGCGTATTTATTGCGTTATTTGAACTGGGTGAACTCATTTGGCCAATGGCTTTGAATGTAAGTGATAACTTATTCCTTACAGTGATGTGGTTATTTGGGCTGGTGTTTATTATTGCTTTGTCGATAAGTGCGGTTCGCTTTCAAGCGCGGCAATATTGGGGCGCAGCGATTATGACGTTGGCGGTATTTAGCGTCATTACACTTTTAAATATCCCGTTAAGTGCGGAATCAAACCAACGTTGGTGGGCGAAAACACTCATTGAGCAGCGTGACTGGCAATTGTTCCAGAATGAACAAAACACTGCAGTGAGTGGTGTGTTATCGGGGATTATTTATAACCATGAAGCTAACACTGAAATTGAAGCGCGATACCATGAGTTACAAGCTCGCATTGATAAGATGGATAAACTTACCGAGTTGGCCCCACAAAGTGCAGCAATGCGTGTAATCTGGCAACCTTTATTGCAAACGAATATGGCGGCGTCAGGTGACCAAATCAGCCAATTAGAAAAGGCGAGTCAATATTTACCGCAAGATGGTGCGCTCGCCTTTGTTGTTGGTTTGCTTAAATTACGCCAAACCGAGGCCGCAGAAGAGAGCCTAGTTTTCTTTATGCGTGCCGTTGCTGCACAGCCGAATAACCCCACTTATTGGAAAGGTTTGGGGCTTGCATATAGCATAATAAAAAGCCAAGTTGATAATAGTGATGTGAATTTAAAGCATGCGTATGCTGCACTTATTTTTGCACAATATCTGAACCTCAATAATAAGTGGTCAGAATCTCCTTCTCAATTATTTGATACGCAAAGTGCCACAATATTTGCGAAAGAAATTCAGCACCTTTCTACCGCTGAACGCCAAAACTTTTTAATCTTACAAGCAAGAAGCAACATACAGGTATTAGATTGGTTTAGAGAACCAGCGGATGAGCAAACACAAGTATTAGCAAAACAGCCATTATCCATTAAAGGGATATATGGGGTTGTTGAGCTAGCCACGTACTATGACCTAAGTGATCCACGCTACCCTGGGAAAATGACGATCAATACAGAGGGAACGACTATTGTACCTAGCTCTATTGACGAGGTGCGTTACCCTTCCGTTAAATATGATGTTGATAATGTTTCAGCAATCGTGGCCGTGGATGTGAATGAGGACGGTGCGCCTGCATTTACCTTAATCGACACCACCAGTGGCGTAAAAAAATACGATACTGCAGCTGAATTTGCTGTGAGCCAATTACGCTTTGTTCCCTCAAAGCAACCTGCTCGTCACCTTGTGAATGTTGGCTTTAAAAGCACAGTGAAAAGCTTGGATGATTATGCGCAAGAAGTAGGCCTTTTAGTGGAAAGCGCGAGTAAGGCTTTAGCAAGGCATAATGAAAAATCATTTGGGTATGTGCTTAAAAGGCTCCTGAGTTATGTGAATAATACAGTTCCTGCCAAATACACACGCAGCTCAAGTTCATCTTATGAATATTACCAACAGCAGCAGGAGATCTCAAAAGA
The window above is part of the Providencia sp. R33 genome. Proteins encoded here:
- a CDS encoding protein kinase domain-containing protein, whose amino-acid sequence is MAVVNKIKLVDGQGQVIQLGKLIKSGGAGSVYHIASAKGQVAKLYHDKIDKTLYRRKTSAMLALKPNLPPITDTAIPVIQLAWPISQLFNQKKQFVGFAMPELDVNASIELEYILQERQARANNLPVGLGAKIQLATNLAILVEAIHQQNHFIIDMKPVNLRFYRESLYVSMLDCDGFSIQGKQERFAAGQFTVDYLAPEFQNAKSVPQSQESQQDRFALAVILFQLLNFGIHPFSGRPLHNQVPNDLPSRIAGKYYAYGVKAHQGISPVPTSGHTFLPDDIRQLFDKAFNGAPDQRPSAAQWVQCLRPYALRSQKKMVVCSKNKEHQYFAGLKCAACERVKQLKVASEALQQTRRQQNVQKVQVRGQTQTRRVVRPQPIAPITFTPPAWFAAIKKVHIYTFLAIAIPLLMAFIVSNITQNMKPETLSPAVFYQYWAQEGFESDVALSIITLVCILGLSLFFWLGLFLPIKSILTKKP
- a CDS encoding energy transducer TonB family protein — protein: MKLSPLLLLPLAFLFAAPALPFFFGYGVFIALFELGELIWPMALNVSDNLFLTVMWLFGLVFIIALSISAVRFQARQYWGAAIMTLAVFSVITLLNIPLSAESNQRWWAKTLIEQRDWQLFQNEQNTAVSGVLSGIIYNHEANTEIEARYHELQARIDKMDKLTELAPQSAAMRVIWQPLLQTNMAASGDQISQLEKASQYLPQDGALAFVVGLLKLRQTEAAEESLVFFMRAVAAQPNNPTYWKGLGLAYSIIKSQVDNSDVNLKHAYAALIFAQYLNLNNKWSESPSQLFDTQSATIFAKEIQHLSTAERQNFLILQARSNIQVLDWFREPADEQTQVLAKQPLSIKGIYGVVELATYYDLSDPRYPGKMTINTEGTTIVPSSIDEVRYPSVKYDVDNVSAIVAVDVNEDGAPAFTLIDTTSGVKKYDTAAEFAVSQLRFVPSKQPARHLVNVGFKSTVKSLDDYAQEVGLLVESASKALARHNEKSFGYVLKRLLSYVNNTVPAKYTRSSSSSYEYYQQQQEISKEIRATLRQADSRTKSNGEAWESNTQRLRALLLKYPNNTEVLSTTARMELMHFNAARTLLTENKASAIRDGFVDDEQHWRDLLLSARGHYLQIITINPNRIDAWFAWGVTMIDEDPELAAGAFALIHYNADKSVDQRLMAAQSRFFLFGLPDETKERVNIINARMAQLYSKGELSASATEQERQEFEEQKALAEKVMPAVIPFASTPRTLPMRNENLADPVAVSVDAAAFGIQEKTLQLPVISQESIGKMQGEAILKIDVPKGGVPSSVMLQHSSGVDYFDDSLISVAYQWRFNSASQNKVLLIPVIFNQPSEASLNYKP